In bacterium BMS3Abin08, a genomic segment contains:
- the ybjG gene encoding putative undecaprenyl-diphosphatase YbjG, translating to MTGLEFLDRRFFYLINHSLSNSSLDLLMPFVTSNVIYFILPVLLYILFRDRRVFILSVLLSFLALLLGDGSAHVLKDLIGRERPFSVLGDAITLVGRGGSGSMPSGHATNVFSVATVLSYMIWRRLCGRERVFVVFYLLLVAVAVSFSRVYVGVHYPSDVLAGGLLGVVTGVVVIAAAKVVPSAYRRSPETTILVTVLLSFTLLRIFYVLTGPMDLSPDEAQYWDWSRRLDLSYYSKGPGIAYIIALSTSVFGDTVFGVRFPAILFSLLSSVILYCLTRDIARYHGLGERESDYSALTAGLLIQVIPLFSAYGIVNTIDSPLIFLWSLSLALLWYAYRGWETGGQRLLLWAGLGLSVGIGFLVKYTMVFFVLSAFLFFISHKGRRGILKRPGPWLAVLISVLCTLPVIIWNAEHNWVTFLHTAGQAHLSAGIRITPLRFLEFLASQLGVITPVVFVAMILSVFSLKKRWRDGDFLLWLMLPTLVFFLMKSLQGKVQANWALPAYISGIVALGIYTVLSWSIMGKARKALLASGFMLAFVVTIVAHYPMSIGIPVKMDPSSRLRGWEALGSEVSRLATGMEKPYFIFSDRYQVTSELAFYVKGHPVTYCVNRDRRMSQYDIWPGFYDFSGYNAIFVRTGDDPMPADMKRYFERYEKRTLVVREGDQVLRKYSIFLCYGFKGMEERMPVKF from the coding sequence ATGACAGGCCTTGAGTTCCTTGACAGACGGTTTTTTTATCTCATCAACCACTCCCTCTCAAACAGCAGTTTAGACCTCTTAATGCCCTTTGTGACAAGCAATGTCATTTATTTCATCTTACCCGTACTGCTCTACATCCTCTTCCGTGACAGAAGGGTCTTTATCCTTTCGGTGCTTTTATCATTCCTTGCCCTCCTGCTTGGTGACGGTAGCGCTCACGTTCTGAAGGACCTCATAGGGAGAGAACGCCCCTTTTCCGTCCTTGGTGATGCCATTACACTTGTGGGCAGGGGAGGGTCGGGCTCCATGCCCTCGGGGCATGCGACGAACGTATTCTCTGTTGCTACAGTCCTTTCGTATATGATATGGAGACGTCTCTGCGGACGTGAGAGGGTTTTTGTAGTTTTTTATTTGCTGCTCGTTGCCGTTGCAGTTTCCTTCTCGAGGGTCTATGTCGGCGTCCATTATCCATCGGATGTACTTGCGGGAGGTCTCCTCGGCGTGGTCACGGGGGTTGTTGTGATAGCAGCAGCTAAAGTTGTACCTTCTGCATATCGAAGATCCCCGGAAACGACGATACTGGTAACCGTACTGCTGTCGTTCACCCTCTTGAGGATCTTTTATGTCCTGACCGGTCCGATGGATCTGAGTCCGGATGAGGCTCAATACTGGGACTGGTCGCGACGGCTCGACCTCAGCTATTATTCCAAGGGACCGGGTATTGCCTATATAATAGCCCTTTCCACCTCCGTGTTTGGTGACACGGTCTTCGGGGTACGGTTTCCCGCCATCCTGTTCAGTCTTTTAAGCTCCGTAATATTGTACTGCCTTACCCGCGATATCGCCCGTTACCACGGTCTTGGAGAGAGGGAGTCCGACTATTCGGCCCTTACAGCGGGATTGCTTATACAGGTAATACCGCTGTTTTCCGCATACGGAATAGTAAACACCATTGACTCTCCCCTGATATTCCTCTGGTCCCTCTCACTTGCCCTGCTCTGGTATGCATATAGGGGATGGGAGACAGGGGGACAGAGGTTGTTGCTGTGGGCCGGTCTCGGGCTGTCGGTGGGGATAGGGTTTCTCGTTAAATACACAATGGTCTTTTTTGTCCTTTCAGCTTTTCTTTTCTTTATTTCACACAAGGGCAGGAGGGGGATATTAAAGAGGCCTGGACCCTGGCTTGCCGTTTTGATCAGCGTGCTGTGTACACTGCCGGTTATAATCTGGAATGCGGAGCACAACTGGGTTACATTCCTTCACACGGCGGGACAGGCTCACCTTTCCGCCGGGATCAGGATTACGCCCCTGAGATTTCTGGAGTTTCTTGCTTCTCAGTTGGGCGTTATTACACCTGTTGTTTTTGTTGCGATGATTTTATCTGTTTTTTCCCTGAAGAAACGGTGGAGAGATGGTGATTTTCTCCTCTGGTTAATGCTGCCGACCCTTGTTTTTTTTCTTATGAAGAGCCTCCAGGGGAAGGTCCAGGCAAACTGGGCGCTTCCTGCCTACATTTCAGGCATTGTCGCACTTGGGATTTATACAGTGCTCTCGTGGAGTATTATGGGAAAGGCCCGTAAGGCCCTCCTTGCATCCGGATTCATGCTTGCATTCGTGGTTACCATTGTTGCCCACTATCCCATGTCGATCGGCATACCCGTAAAGATGGACCCCTCATCACGCCTGAGGGGTTGGGAGGCCCTCGGCAGTGAGGTGAGCAGACTTGCCACCGGGATGGAGAAACCGTACTTTATCTTTTCAGACCGGTATCAGGTTACCTCAGAGCTTGCCTTTTATGTGAAGGGACACCCGGTGACGTACTGTGTGAACCGCGACAGGAGAATGAGCCAGTATGATATCTGGCCGGGCTTCTATGATTTCAGTGGGTATAATGCAATATTTGTGCGGACGGGTGATGATCCCATGCCTGCCGACATGAAGAGGTACTTTGAGAGGTACGAGAAAAGGACCCTTGTGGTGAGGGAGGGCGATCAGGTTCTCAGGAAGTACAGTATCTTCCTCTGCTACGGGTTTAAGGGGATGGAGGAGAGGATGCCCGTGAAGTTCTGA
- the spo0F_2 gene encoding sporulation initiation phosphotransferase F: MGARILVVDDEPLVLKSISKALERVGYEVITAVNRLEFMDAIASGKVDLVMLDLHMDDITKDEIMSASVGHYPDVRFLVISGSREVDDMVFIQKPFRISDLREKVKEILDDRP; encoded by the coding sequence ATGGGAGCCAGGATACTGGTTGTTGATGATGAACCCTTAGTGCTGAAATCCATTTCAAAGGCCCTTGAGAGAGTCGGTTATGAGGTAATTACCGCGGTTAACAGGCTGGAGTTTATGGATGCAATTGCCTCAGGCAAGGTCGATCTCGTTATGCTTGATCTTCACATGGATGATATCACAAAGGATGAGATAATGAGTGCCTCCGTCGGGCATTATCCTGATGTGCGGTTTCTGGTTATCAGCGGTTCCCGGGAAGTGGATGATATGGTTTTCATCCAGAAGCCCTTCAGGATCAGCGACTTGAGGGAAAAGGTGAAAGAAATTCTTGATGACAGGCCTTGA